From a region of the Panicum virgatum strain AP13 chromosome 2K, P.virgatum_v5, whole genome shotgun sequence genome:
- the LOC120687531 gene encoding serine/threonine-protein kinase/endoribonuclease IRE1-like isoform X2: MRSLRRVLVPLVLLAGLAFRVDDGGAALLLPPPPALPAPPPRLALPGGAVPEHDGAAASGSTEIAAAGASSTGIVAPAAPKKQSLRELFVLPQPRRHEPARAVSGEAEAEPRSVLQFYDNGTIQLVDRSSHSPLWEISTGPPLSDQITTAESGLNYLIYPLNGNEDMNGNGTELWEVYNGNNRLPWKLEEFVARSPYIRDSVVTVGSKASTVFVVDADSGEIIYKRSIPAALNELEGPGIEGAPSKLNARTSDDSDNIIVVVRTDYSLSASDLGKHLFNWTRTTFTANYYVKYNHPEMLDQSSCLRGDIPCIRTEGLPLALPDSDANAIILKDGTLIISRDDTDALKPLKTSKKLPKTADKSNIVLDDAQNQTYDGAQSHFISPDPEAQNQTYGWLFPVFPIFLVIGYLLSLTSASKSCRQFVIQLMKPFMRDKKPVDIRGRSEGTPKRRKTRKKDGLVNGHETGEKESGETGGSTDTPVRENSALTDKGVTDGLSGRQIGKLYVSNKEIGRGSNGTVVFEGSYGGRQVAVKRLLRSHNDIAEKETQNLIISDRDPNIVRLYGCDHDSDFVYISLERCHCSLADLIQKHSSLSSGDSIASNEVSISINSKISNVKRIDVELWTQDGLPSAQLLKLMRDVVAGLVHLHNLGIIHRDLKPQNVLISVEGPIRAKLSDMGISKRLQDDMTSVSHHGTGFGSSGWQAPEQLCHGRQTRAMDLFSLGCLIFYCITRGKHPFGEYYERDMNIVNNRFDLFVVDYIPEAVHLISQLLHPNPEMRPTAVYVMHHPLFWSPELRLLFLRDTSDRIEKTSETDLIDALENIGPVAFGGKWGDKLDAALVTDMGRYRKYNFESTRDLLRYIRNKSGHYRELSDDLKAILGSLPEGFDRYFASRFPKLLIEVYKVMWVHCKEEEAFSKYFNGSSV; the protein is encoded by the exons atgAGGTCGCTCCGCCGGGTCCTCGTCCCGCTCGTCCTCCTCGCGGGGCTCGCCTTCCGcgtggacgacggcggcgccgcgctccTCCTGCCCCCACCCCCCGCGCTccccgcgcccccgccccgccTCGCGCTTCCCGGAGGAGCTGTTCCGGAGCACGAtggggcggcggcatcgggctCCACGGAgatcgccgccgcgggggcgaGCTCCACCGGGATCGTCGCCCCGGCGGCGCCCAAGAAGCAGTCTCTCCGGGAGCTCTTCGTCCTGCCGCAGCCCAGGCGCCACGAGCCGGCCCGCGCGgtgagcggcgaggcggaggccgaACCCCG CTCTGTGCTTCAGTTTTACGACAACGGGACAATTCAGCTTGTGGACCGGTCATCACATTCTCCTCTGTGGGAGATCTCCACAGGTCCTCCGCTTTCAGATCAAATCACCACTGCGGAGTCTGGTCTAAATTACCTCATATATCCTTTGAACGGAAATGAGGACATGAACGGGAATGGGACTGAACTTTGGGAAGTTTATAATGGCAACAAT AGGCTTCCGTGGAAACTGGAGGAATTTGTTGCCAGAAGTCCATACATTCGGGATTCTGTTGTTACTGTTGGATCAAAGGCTTCAACTGTTTTTGTAGTTGATGCTGACAGTGGTGAGATTATTTACAAGCGCAGCATTCCAGCTGCCTTGAATGAATTAGAAGGACCAGGGATTGAAGGAGCACCATCCAAGTTAAATGCTCGCACTAGTGATGACAGTGATAATATCATAGTGGTTGTGAGAACTGACTATTCTCTCAGTGCATCAGATCTTGGCAAGCATTTATTTAATTGGACAAGAACTACTTTCACTGCAAACTACTATGTGAAATACAACCACCCTGAAATGCTTGATCAGTCATCCTGCCTGCGAGGAGATATTCCGTGCATTAGAACTGAGGGTTTGCCACTTGCTTTACCTGATTCAGATGCTAATGCAATTATCTTGAAAGATGGGACCCTAATAATCTCCAGGGATGATACTGATGCTCTGAAACCGCTTAAAACCTCAAAGAAGCTACCAAAAACTGCTGACAAATCAAACATTGTCTTGGATGATGCTCAAAATCAAACCTATGATGGTGCTCAATCTCATTTCATCTCTCCTGATCCTGAAGCTCAAAATCAAACCTATGGATGGTTATTCCCTGTTTTTCCCATATTTCTGGTCATAGGTTATCTGCTGAGCTTGACCTCTGCAAGCAAGTCATGTAGGCAATTTGTGATCCAGCTTATGAAGCCATTTATGCGTGACAAGAAACCGGTGGACATTAGGGGCAGGTCAGAGGGAACTCCTAAGAGAAGAAAAACACGGAAGAAAGATGGGCTTGTCAATGGCCATGAAACTGGTGAAAAGGAGAGCGGTGAAACTGGTGGGTCAACTGATACACCAGTTAGGGAAAATTCTGCACTAACAGATAAAGGGGTCACAGATGGCCTTAGTGGTCGTCAGATTGGTAAACTCTATGTCTCAAATAAAGAAATTGGTAGAGGGAGCAATGGTACAGTTGTTTTTGAAGGATCTTATGGTGGTCGTCAAGTTGCTGTGAAACGTCTGCTGCGTTCCCACAATGATATAGCTGAAAAGGAGACTCAGAATCTTATTATATCTGACCGGGATCCTAATATTGTTAGACTCTATGGTTGTGACCATGACAGTGATTTTGTTTATATCTCCCTTGAGAGGTGCCACTGCAGCTTGGCTGATCTAATCCAAAAACACTCCTCTTTGTCGTCTGGAGATTCCATTGCTAGCAATGAAGTTAGTATCAGCATCAATTCAAAGATTTCAAATGTTAAGAGAATAGATGTGGAATTGTGGACGCAGGATGGGCTTCCTTCGGCACAACTCCTGAAGCTGATGAG AGATGTGGTTGCTGGTCTTGTGCATTTGCACAACTTGGGAATTATACATCGTGATTTGAAGCCTCAAAATGTCTTAATAAGCGTAGAAGGACCTATTAGAGCAAAGCTTTCTGATATGGGTATCAGTAAGCGCCTGCAAGATGACATGACCTCTGTTAGCCATCATGGCACAG GATTCGGAAGCTCTGGCTGGCAAGCACCAGAACAGCTTTGTCATGGTCGTCAAACTCGTGCAATGGATCTGTTTAGTTTGGGCTGCCTTATTTTTTATTGTATCACTAGAGGCAAGCATCCGTTTGGTGAGTACTATGAACGTGATATGAACATTGTAAACAATCGCTTTGATCTCTTTGTTGTGGATTACATACCAGAAGCAGTACATCTTATTTCTCAATTGTTGCATCCAAATCCAGAGATGAG ACCAACGGCAGTATATGTGATGCATCACCCACTCTTTTGGAGCCCTGAATTGCGCCTTTTGTTTTTAAGGGATACCAGTGACAGAATTGAAAAAACCAGTGAAACTGACCTCATAGATGCACTGGAAAACATAGGACCTGTGGCGTTTGGTGGAAAATGGGGAGATAAATTGGATGCTGCTTTGGTTACAGACATGGGTCGTTATAGAAAATATAACTTTGAGTCCACTCGTGATCTTCTGAGGTATATCAGAAATAAATCAGGTCATTACAGAGAACTTTCAGACGACCTCAAG
- the LOC120687531 gene encoding serine/threonine-protein kinase/endoribonuclease IRE1-like isoform X1, which yields MRSLRRVLVPLVLLAGLAFRVDDGGAALLLPPPPALPAPPPRLALPGGAVPEHDGAAASGSTEIAAAGASSTGIVAPAAPKKQSLRELFVLPQPRRHEPARAVSGEAEAEPRSVLQFYDNGTIQLVDRSSHSPLWEISTGPPLSDQITTAESGLNYLIYPLNGNEDMNGNGTELWEVYNGNNVRLPWKLEEFVARSPYIRDSVVTVGSKASTVFVVDADSGEIIYKRSIPAALNELEGPGIEGAPSKLNARTSDDSDNIIVVVRTDYSLSASDLGKHLFNWTRTTFTANYYVKYNHPEMLDQSSCLRGDIPCIRTEGLPLALPDSDANAIILKDGTLIISRDDTDALKPLKTSKKLPKTADKSNIVLDDAQNQTYDGAQSHFISPDPEAQNQTYGWLFPVFPIFLVIGYLLSLTSASKSCRQFVIQLMKPFMRDKKPVDIRGRSEGTPKRRKTRKKDGLVNGHETGEKESGETGGSTDTPVRENSALTDKGVTDGLSGRQIGKLYVSNKEIGRGSNGTVVFEGSYGGRQVAVKRLLRSHNDIAEKETQNLIISDRDPNIVRLYGCDHDSDFVYISLERCHCSLADLIQKHSSLSSGDSIASNEVSISINSKISNVKRIDVELWTQDGLPSAQLLKLMRDVVAGLVHLHNLGIIHRDLKPQNVLISVEGPIRAKLSDMGISKRLQDDMTSVSHHGTGFGSSGWQAPEQLCHGRQTRAMDLFSLGCLIFYCITRGKHPFGEYYERDMNIVNNRFDLFVVDYIPEAVHLISQLLHPNPEMRPTAVYVMHHPLFWSPELRLLFLRDTSDRIEKTSETDLIDALENIGPVAFGGKWGDKLDAALVTDMGRYRKYNFESTRDLLRYIRNKSGHYRELSDDLKAILGSLPEGFDRYFASRFPKLLIEVYKVMWVHCKEEEAFSKYFNGSSV from the exons atgAGGTCGCTCCGCCGGGTCCTCGTCCCGCTCGTCCTCCTCGCGGGGCTCGCCTTCCGcgtggacgacggcggcgccgcgctccTCCTGCCCCCACCCCCCGCGCTccccgcgcccccgccccgccTCGCGCTTCCCGGAGGAGCTGTTCCGGAGCACGAtggggcggcggcatcgggctCCACGGAgatcgccgccgcgggggcgaGCTCCACCGGGATCGTCGCCCCGGCGGCGCCCAAGAAGCAGTCTCTCCGGGAGCTCTTCGTCCTGCCGCAGCCCAGGCGCCACGAGCCGGCCCGCGCGgtgagcggcgaggcggaggccgaACCCCG CTCTGTGCTTCAGTTTTACGACAACGGGACAATTCAGCTTGTGGACCGGTCATCACATTCTCCTCTGTGGGAGATCTCCACAGGTCCTCCGCTTTCAGATCAAATCACCACTGCGGAGTCTGGTCTAAATTACCTCATATATCCTTTGAACGGAAATGAGGACATGAACGGGAATGGGACTGAACTTTGGGAAGTTTATAATGGCAACAATGTG AGGCTTCCGTGGAAACTGGAGGAATTTGTTGCCAGAAGTCCATACATTCGGGATTCTGTTGTTACTGTTGGATCAAAGGCTTCAACTGTTTTTGTAGTTGATGCTGACAGTGGTGAGATTATTTACAAGCGCAGCATTCCAGCTGCCTTGAATGAATTAGAAGGACCAGGGATTGAAGGAGCACCATCCAAGTTAAATGCTCGCACTAGTGATGACAGTGATAATATCATAGTGGTTGTGAGAACTGACTATTCTCTCAGTGCATCAGATCTTGGCAAGCATTTATTTAATTGGACAAGAACTACTTTCACTGCAAACTACTATGTGAAATACAACCACCCTGAAATGCTTGATCAGTCATCCTGCCTGCGAGGAGATATTCCGTGCATTAGAACTGAGGGTTTGCCACTTGCTTTACCTGATTCAGATGCTAATGCAATTATCTTGAAAGATGGGACCCTAATAATCTCCAGGGATGATACTGATGCTCTGAAACCGCTTAAAACCTCAAAGAAGCTACCAAAAACTGCTGACAAATCAAACATTGTCTTGGATGATGCTCAAAATCAAACCTATGATGGTGCTCAATCTCATTTCATCTCTCCTGATCCTGAAGCTCAAAATCAAACCTATGGATGGTTATTCCCTGTTTTTCCCATATTTCTGGTCATAGGTTATCTGCTGAGCTTGACCTCTGCAAGCAAGTCATGTAGGCAATTTGTGATCCAGCTTATGAAGCCATTTATGCGTGACAAGAAACCGGTGGACATTAGGGGCAGGTCAGAGGGAACTCCTAAGAGAAGAAAAACACGGAAGAAAGATGGGCTTGTCAATGGCCATGAAACTGGTGAAAAGGAGAGCGGTGAAACTGGTGGGTCAACTGATACACCAGTTAGGGAAAATTCTGCACTAACAGATAAAGGGGTCACAGATGGCCTTAGTGGTCGTCAGATTGGTAAACTCTATGTCTCAAATAAAGAAATTGGTAGAGGGAGCAATGGTACAGTTGTTTTTGAAGGATCTTATGGTGGTCGTCAAGTTGCTGTGAAACGTCTGCTGCGTTCCCACAATGATATAGCTGAAAAGGAGACTCAGAATCTTATTATATCTGACCGGGATCCTAATATTGTTAGACTCTATGGTTGTGACCATGACAGTGATTTTGTTTATATCTCCCTTGAGAGGTGCCACTGCAGCTTGGCTGATCTAATCCAAAAACACTCCTCTTTGTCGTCTGGAGATTCCATTGCTAGCAATGAAGTTAGTATCAGCATCAATTCAAAGATTTCAAATGTTAAGAGAATAGATGTGGAATTGTGGACGCAGGATGGGCTTCCTTCGGCACAACTCCTGAAGCTGATGAG AGATGTGGTTGCTGGTCTTGTGCATTTGCACAACTTGGGAATTATACATCGTGATTTGAAGCCTCAAAATGTCTTAATAAGCGTAGAAGGACCTATTAGAGCAAAGCTTTCTGATATGGGTATCAGTAAGCGCCTGCAAGATGACATGACCTCTGTTAGCCATCATGGCACAG GATTCGGAAGCTCTGGCTGGCAAGCACCAGAACAGCTTTGTCATGGTCGTCAAACTCGTGCAATGGATCTGTTTAGTTTGGGCTGCCTTATTTTTTATTGTATCACTAGAGGCAAGCATCCGTTTGGTGAGTACTATGAACGTGATATGAACATTGTAAACAATCGCTTTGATCTCTTTGTTGTGGATTACATACCAGAAGCAGTACATCTTATTTCTCAATTGTTGCATCCAAATCCAGAGATGAG ACCAACGGCAGTATATGTGATGCATCACCCACTCTTTTGGAGCCCTGAATTGCGCCTTTTGTTTTTAAGGGATACCAGTGACAGAATTGAAAAAACCAGTGAAACTGACCTCATAGATGCACTGGAAAACATAGGACCTGTGGCGTTTGGTGGAAAATGGGGAGATAAATTGGATGCTGCTTTGGTTACAGACATGGGTCGTTATAGAAAATATAACTTTGAGTCCACTCGTGATCTTCTGAGGTATATCAGAAATAAATCAGGTCATTACAGAGAACTTTCAGACGACCTCAAG
- the LOC120687509 gene encoding uncharacterized protein LOC120687509 isoform X1: protein MNGIKSALLSGQRRHPLVAASAAPHQQLGGAASFHSTPVLQRKRKTQWHNRFNYYAKRRRNRENKRSMVRNMSEYAEYLFQSWRDEEERTDASSGPSWFRGHRWVRNSNNNGFRTHDFYYGNFKSRGGFEFCSSDEDEPEILFRNAFRDQHTYYWSFFSDNFQWRNSRRAHSEKFRNWSSETDDEDEVSTPSEVSLARQALGLCTSGPLKLEDVKSAYRACALRWHPDRHNGSSKVSCSTAKVISYLLYKIMCDFSFSPNNMVDLVGYGTCPEHT from the exons ATGAACGGCATCAAGTCGGCTCTCCTCTCCGGCCAACGCCGTCACCCCCTcgtcgcggcgtcggcggccccGCATCAGCAGCTGGGAGGCGCCGCGTCGTTCCACTCCACCCCCGTCCTGCAGCGGAAGCGCAAGACGCAGTGGCACAAC AGGTTCAACTATTACGCAAAACGTCGGAGGAATAGAGAAAATAAAAGGTCGATGGTACGGAATATGTCGGAGTATGCAGAGTACCTCTTCCAG AGTTGGCGGGATGAAGAGGAGAGAACTGATGCATCTAGTGGACCTTCATGGTTTAGAGGACATCGTTGGGTTAGAAATTCAAATAACAATGGTTTCCGTACACATGATTTCTATTACGGGAACTTCAAAAGTAGAG GAGGATTTGAGTTTTGCTCGAGTGATGAGGATGAACCAGAGATTCTGTTTCGTAATGCTTTTAGAGACCAGCACACATATTATTGGTCTTTTTTCTCTGATAATTTTCAGTGGAGGAACTCCAGACGTGCTCACTCAGAAAAATTCAGAAACTGGAGTTCTGAAACGGATGACGAGGATGAAGTATCCACTCCATCAGAGGTATCTTTGGCACGGCAAGCTCTTGGATTGTGCACCTCTGGTCCACTAAAACTTGAAGATGTTAAAAGCGC ATACCGAGCATGTGCACTTAGATGGCACCCAGATCGCCACAATGGATCATCTAAGGTAAGTTGTTCGACAGCCAAAGTTATCTCTTACTTGCTTTACAAAATTATGTGCGACTTCTCTTTTTCTCCGAACAACATGGTGGACCTGGTTGGCTATGGCACATGTCCTGAGCACACATGA
- the LOC120687509 gene encoding uncharacterized protein LOC120687509 isoform X2, producing MNGIKSALLSGQRRHPLVAASAAPHQQLGGAASFHSTPVLQRKRKTQWHNRFNYYAKRRRNRENKRSMVRNMSEYAEYLFQSWRDEEERTDASSGPSWFRGHRWVRNSNNNGFRTHDFYYGNFKSRGGFEFCSSDEDEPEILFRNAFRDQHTYYWSFFSDNFQWRNSRRAHSEKFRNWSSETDDEDEVSTPSEVSLARQALGLCTSGPLKLEDVKSAYRACALRWHPDRHNGSSKATAEEKFKHCSAAYQTLCDSLAVA from the exons ATGAACGGCATCAAGTCGGCTCTCCTCTCCGGCCAACGCCGTCACCCCCTcgtcgcggcgtcggcggccccGCATCAGCAGCTGGGAGGCGCCGCGTCGTTCCACTCCACCCCCGTCCTGCAGCGGAAGCGCAAGACGCAGTGGCACAAC AGGTTCAACTATTACGCAAAACGTCGGAGGAATAGAGAAAATAAAAGGTCGATGGTACGGAATATGTCGGAGTATGCAGAGTACCTCTTCCAG AGTTGGCGGGATGAAGAGGAGAGAACTGATGCATCTAGTGGACCTTCATGGTTTAGAGGACATCGTTGGGTTAGAAATTCAAATAACAATGGTTTCCGTACACATGATTTCTATTACGGGAACTTCAAAAGTAGAG GAGGATTTGAGTTTTGCTCGAGTGATGAGGATGAACCAGAGATTCTGTTTCGTAATGCTTTTAGAGACCAGCACACATATTATTGGTCTTTTTTCTCTGATAATTTTCAGTGGAGGAACTCCAGACGTGCTCACTCAGAAAAATTCAGAAACTGGAGTTCTGAAACGGATGACGAGGATGAAGTATCCACTCCATCAGAGGTATCTTTGGCACGGCAAGCTCTTGGATTGTGCACCTCTGGTCCACTAAAACTTGAAGATGTTAAAAGCGC ATACCGAGCATGTGCACTTAGATGGCACCCAGATCGCCACAATGGATCATCTAAG GCTACAGCGGAGGAGAAATTCAAGCATTGCAGTGCAGCATACCAGACCTTATGCGATAGTTTGGCTGttgcatag